In a single window of the Hyalangium gracile genome:
- the sitA6 gene encoding SitA6 family polymorphic toxin lipoprotein, whose product MSGLRGRWLWLLVASVLAACATTQLPVSESADDDDAGEVVSFEEACAEDSSLLVLCDGRQCGVYRCREVVEHVGAGRVVLTRGGAVVRPGSSAGAQRYWGSAQQLPGDSRPVFTIPWGPKPPLLPSQQHELEEAAKERSKPHERHHIFSRAFREWFTERGINIDEYVMPLEVEKHRSIHRGEKGGPWNAAWDKWIRKNRGAQKEEIFRYAGQLIYEFELFGPVVPYWRKPPQPWPPGY is encoded by the coding sequence ATGAGCGGACTTCGTGGGCGCTGGCTGTGGCTGCTGGTGGCCAGCGTGCTGGCTGCGTGCGCAACGACGCAGCTTCCAGTGAGCGAGAGCGCGGACGATGACGACGCGGGAGAGGTCGTCTCGTTCGAAGAGGCATGCGCGGAAGACAGCAGCCTGCTGGTGCTGTGCGACGGGCGGCAGTGCGGGGTGTACCGGTGCCGGGAAGTGGTGGAGCACGTGGGAGCAGGGCGGGTGGTGCTCACCCGGGGCGGCGCGGTGGTGCGGCCCGGTTCTTCAGCAGGAGCGCAGCGCTACTGGGGAAGCGCGCAGCAACTGCCGGGGGACTCTCGGCCGGTGTTCACCATCCCGTGGGGACCGAAGCCGCCGCTGCTGCCCAGTCAGCAGCACGAGCTGGAGGAGGCGGCGAAGGAGCGGAGCAAGCCGCACGAGCGGCACCACATCTTCTCTCGAGCGTTCAGGGAGTGGTTCACTGAGAGAGGCATCAACATTGATGAGTACGTGATGCCGCTGGAAGTGGAGAAGCACCGAAGCATCCACAGAGGTGAGAAGGGAGGCCCGTGGAATGCGGCGTGGGATAAGTGGATCCGCAAGAACAGAGGTGCTCAGAAGGAGGAGATCTTCCGGTATGCGGGACAGCTCATCTACGAGTTCGAACTGTTCGGACCCGTGGTGCCGTATTGGAGGAAGCCGCCACAGCCGTGGCCACCGGGTTATTGA
- the sitI6 gene encoding SitI6 family double-CXXCG motif immunity protein, whose amino-acid sequence MRFFLLDDVPHPRYSGYYTYGHRWGLPGVHCPGCNATWAITGDAYPSVDLSHLPAQEQKRYLPRVEEDYAEFERLREQLRPLVPAGVHLWPGTRFGPLNGSAQGEFGPLALVHAWELLMKPEPLERLVAEGLRGLKGCRTELRFRKKSPPVLLEMELLPRGELHPDCLPERPPPCPKCERDGFKWPEEPVLDGATLPQDLDLFRLAGFETMIIGTERFVEAVRRLGYEQDISFRELPVRGT is encoded by the coding sequence ATGAGGTTCTTCCTGTTGGATGACGTGCCTCATCCTCGCTACTCGGGCTACTACACTTATGGGCACAGGTGGGGGTTGCCCGGAGTGCATTGCCCGGGATGCAATGCTACCTGGGCTATCACTGGGGACGCGTATCCCTCGGTCGACCTGTCGCATCTGCCCGCCCAGGAGCAGAAGAGGTACCTTCCACGCGTGGAAGAGGACTATGCGGAGTTCGAGCGGCTGCGCGAACAGCTGCGCCCCCTGGTCCCTGCTGGAGTTCATCTCTGGCCAGGGACCAGGTTTGGCCCCTTGAATGGCTCCGCTCAGGGCGAATTCGGCCCCCTGGCCCTGGTCCACGCCTGGGAACTGCTGATGAAGCCCGAGCCATTGGAGCGCTTGGTGGCAGAAGGGCTCAGAGGCCTGAAGGGGTGTCGAACGGAACTGCGATTCCGCAAGAAGAGCCCGCCTGTGCTGCTGGAAATGGAGTTGCTACCGCGAGGGGAACTCCACCCGGACTGCCTGCCGGAACGCCCGCCGCCCTGCCCGAAATGTGAACGCGATGGTTTCAAGTGGCCCGAGGAGCCGGTCCTGGATGGGGCCACGCTGCCGCAGGATCTGGATCTGTTCCGGCTGGCGGGCTTCGAGACGATGATCATCGGCACCGAGCGCTTCGTGGAAGCGGTGCGGCGCCTGGGCTACGAGCAGGACATCTCCTTCCGCGAGCTGCCCGTGCGCGGGACGTAG